A window of the Cicer arietinum cultivar CDC Frontier isolate Library 1 chromosome 6, Cicar.CDCFrontier_v2.0, whole genome shotgun sequence genome harbors these coding sequences:
- the LOC101492424 gene encoding uncharacterized protein — MEISSGGCSPRIRSDHLKKEGSDEIRLRQALELQLSDIVRYGDDHNYGIQSMNALDILRETIRILRFNSWGFMIITVLLICPVSAVLLSNVLVDESIVKNLTIRLMLVAETSGLPLRPMIKQSCQRFAETVTASAMCFPLYATLLLLSKTAVVYSVDCTYSRKKFDSSKFCVIVSKFWRKILSTYMWACTIVVGCITMFCVFLVAFCSALAVLGFSPNVVVYAALMVGLVFSVIFANAIIICNIALVISVLEDVSGAQAMLQSSILIKGQTQVGLLIYLGSTIGMAFVEGLFEHRVKTLSYGDGSSRMWEGPLLVIMYSFVVLIDSMMSAVFYFSCRSFSVENSNGEGSSILETMAISAETMGIQ, encoded by the coding sequence atggaGATTTCTAGTGGAGGTTGTTCTCCTAGGATTAGGTCTGATCATTTGAAAAAAGAGGGATCAGATGAAATACGTTTACGACAAGCTTTAGAATTGCAACTTTCTGATATCGTTCGTTATGGTGATGATCACAATTACGGAATTCAATCAATGAATGCTTTGGATATTCTCAGAGAAACCATAAGGATTCTTAGGTTTAATTCATGGGGTTTCATGATTATCACTGTTTTGCTTATTTGTCCTGTTTCTGCTGTTCTTTTGTCTAATGTGTTAGTGGATGAGTCTATTGTGAAGAATTTAACTATTAGGCTTATGTTGGTTGCTGAAACTAGTGGTCTCCCTTTGAGACCTATGATCAAACAATCTTGTCAGCGATTTGCCGAGACCGTAACCGCTTCTGCTATGTGTTTTCCCTTGTATGCAACATTGTTGTTATTGTCTAAAACTGCAGTGGTGTATTCTGTTGATTGTACTTATTCAAGAAAGAAGTTTGATTCTTCCAAGTTTTGTGTGATTGTTTCTAAGTTTTGGAGGAAGATACTTTCTACGTATATGTGGGCTTGTACTATAGTTGTTGGTTGCATCACTATGTTCTGTGTTTTCCTTGTTGCGTTCTGCAGTGCATTGGCTGTTCTTGGGTTTTCTCCTAATGTTGTTGTGTATGCTGCATTGATGGTTGGGTTAGTTTTCTCTGTTATATTTGCCAATGCTATAATCATTTGCAACATTGCTTTGGTGATCTCGGTGCTTGAGGATGTTTCGGGAGCACAGGCGATGCTTCAGTCTAGTATTTTAATCAAGGGTCAGACTCAGGTGGGTCTGCTAATATATCTTGGATCGACAATAGGAATGGCGTTTGTTGAGGGGTTGTTTGAGCATAGAGTGAAGACACTGAGTTATGGTGACGGATCTTCGAGAATGTGGGAAGGGCCGCTCTTGGTGATAATGTATTCGTTTGTGGTGCTTATAGATTCTATGATGAGTGCAGTTTTCTATTTCAGTTGTAGATCTTTCAGTGTGGAGAACTCAAATGGCGAAGGCAGCTCGATTTTAGAAACTATGGCCATTTCTGCTGAAACAATGGGTATTCAATGA
- the LOC101492756 gene encoding uncharacterized protein, giving the protein MAPNTWDVLSESKRIIKSQPSLYNNLTLIFLLPLSFSTFLYQILFKHFQQQQQQPNPTLIFSFTLSFLLFSSIFTYSAVIAITYSIYHGFFNRPIKLKEAIKSIATSFFPLLATSVVTFVIFFFIFFLIILLSGLVFFHIIYLGDTYLENDPYYLVVLCSFAFVLMIVVFPLVMYLMVNFSLVNVIVVVESCWGLEPLRRSWRLVKGMKRLILSTFIFFGLLQWILLWIVRYNWVFIFMISPILAMLMLYNIAVYTMIYIYCKENHGELGEEKDGATLPLIP; this is encoded by the coding sequence ATGGCTCCAAACACATGGGATGTTCTATCAGAATCTAAACGCATAATAAAATCTCAACCTAGTCTCTACAACAATCTCACCCTCATATTCCTCCTACCCCTCTCTTTCTCCACATTCCTTTATCAAATCCTTTTCAAAcactttcaacaacaacaacaacaaccaaaccCCACCTTAATCTTCTCCTTCACACTCTCCTTCTTGCTTTTCTCTTCCATCTTCACATATAGTGCTGTCATCGCCATCACCTACAGCATCTACCATGGCTTCTTTAATCGTCCCATTAAACTAAAAGAAGCCATTAAATCCATCGCCACTTCTTTCTTCCCCCTCCTCGCTACCTCCGTCGTTACATTCgtcatcttcttcttcatcttttttttaatcatacttCTCTCTGGACTTGTCTTTTTCCACATCATCTATCTAGGCGATACCTACCTTGAAAATGACCCTTATTACTTGGTCGTGTTGTGTTCCTTTGCCTTTGTTTTAATGATTGTTGTATTCCCTCTTGTTATGTATTTGATGGTTAATTTTAGCTTGGTGAATGTTATTGTGGTGGTGGAATCTTGTTGGGGTTTGGAACCGTTGAGGAGAAGTTGGAGATTGGTGAAAGGAATGAAAAGGTTGATCCTTTCAACCTTTATCTTTTTTGGGTTATTGCAATGGATATTGTTATGGATAGTGAGATATAATTGGGtatttattttcatgatttcTCCTATACTTGCTATGCTTATGCTTTACAATATTGCGGTTTATACGATGATATACATATATTGCAAGGAGAACCATGGTGAACTTGGAGAGGAAAAGGATGGGGCAACCTTGCCCTTAATTCCATAA
- the LOC101492082 gene encoding CSC1-like protein At1g69450 isoform X2 has protein sequence MIVSALLTSVGINTALCVLFFTFYSILRKQPSNYKVYIPRLLAQGASLTTPFNLKKLIPSPDWIAKAWSLSEEDLFSLSGLDALVFMRLITFSLKIFTFAGVIGIFVLLPVNCWGNHLEEVDIVDFAANSLDVFTISNVNSGSNWLWVHFIAVYFVSGFTCLQLHHEYKYIASKRISYFYSSKPQPHQFTILVHSIPSSSSCSISDSVESFFRELYPSTYLSHVVIRRTNKIQTLLSKAKNLYKRIGQLRSDPTRKYKNVDLCGLFGSKDDRIDHYGKKLEDIEQNVRLKQSEASLIGESCSMFKEARAAFVFFKSRYGAASAFHLQPSSNPTQWITEPAPQPHDVYWPFFSESFMRQWISKLVVIVVYILFTILFLIPVLIVQGLTNLEQLEILFPFLTSILSVKFVTQIITGYLPSLILQLSLKMAPPVMWFLSTIQGYISHSDIEMSASKKVLWFTIWNVFFATVFSGSVFYQLYVILDLREITWKLAVSVPAQASFFITYVATTGWTSVSSELFQIIPFICSLIKRPFTRPEEEFEAPSLAYHRDVPRILFFGLLVHKCICTKV, from the exons atgATTGTATCTGCTCTTTTGACATCTGTTGGAATTAACACTGCTCtatgtgttttgttcttcacaTTTTACTCCATATTGAGGAAACAACCTAGCAACTATAAAGTTTATATTCCACGATTGCTAGCTCAAGGAGCTTCGCTAACAACACCtttcaatttgaaaaaacttATACCTTCCCCAGATTGGATTGCAAAAGCTTGGAGCCTTTCTGAGGAGGATCTTTTTTCATTGTCAGGATTAGATGCTCTTGTCTTTATGCGTCTCATAACCTTTAG TTTGAAAATATTTACTTTTGCTGGTGTTATTGGGATCTTTGTGCTTCTTCCAGTGAACTGCTGGGGAAATCACCTAGAAGAGGTTGACATTGTTGACTTTGCTGCTAACTCTTTAGATGTGTTCACCATATCAAATGTAAACAGTGGCTCTAACTG GTTGTGGGTCCATTTCATTGCTGTATATTTTGTATCTGGATTCACATGCTTACAACTTCATCAT GAATATAAATACATAGCGTCCAAAagaatatcttatttttattcatcCAAGCCTCAGCCACACCAGTTCACCATTTTAGTTCACAGTATTCCTTCTTCCTCAAGTTGCAGTATCAGTGACAGTGTGGAGAGCTTCTTTAGAGAGTTATACCCATCAACATATCTATCACATGTGGTTATTCGCCGtacaaataaaattcaaactcTCCTG AGTAAGGCAAAGAATTTGTATAAAAGGATTGGTCAATTACGTTCAGATCCTACTCGAAAGTACAAGAATGTTGATCTTTGTGGACTTTTTGGATCTAAAGATGATCGTATAGATCATTATGGAAAGAAGTTGGAGGACATCGAGCAGAATGTGAGATTGAAGCAATCAGAGGCTTCATTGATAGGAGAA TCTTGTTCAATGTTCAAGGAGGCTCGAGCGGCTTTTGTGTTCTTCAAGTCCCGTTATGGCGCTGCAAGTGCTTTCCATTTGCAACCATCAAGCAATCCAACACAGTGGATTACTGAGCCAGCTCCACAACCTCATGACGTTTACTGGCCTTTCTTTTCTGAATCGTTCATGCGACAATGGATTTCTAAGTTGGTGGTTATAGTTGTGTATATTCTTTTCACAATTTTGTTCCTTATACCGGTTTTAATCGTACAAGGGCTTACCAATCTGGAACAATTGGAAATTTTGTTTCCCTTCTTGACAAGTATTCTATCTGT AAAATTTGTTACTCAAATAATTACAGGATATCTTCCCAGTCTTATTCTTCAGTTGTCTCTGAAGATGGCACCTCCTGTTATGTGGTTTCTTTCCACCATTCAAGGATACATCTCACACAGTGATATAGAAATGAGTGCATCTAAAAAAGTACTGTGGTTCACAATATGGAATGTTTTTTTTGCAACTGTGTTTTCTGGGTCAGTTTTTTATCAGCTGTATGTCATCCTTGATCTGAGGGAAATTACTTGGAAACTGGCAGTTTCAGTTCCAGCGCAG GCATCATTTTTCATCACTTATGTTGCCACAACAGGATGGACAAGCGTGTCATCAGAACTATTTcagataattcctttcatttGCAGTTTGATAAAAAGGCCCTTCACCAGACCAGAAGAGGAATTTGAAGCTCCGTCTCTTGCTTACCACAGAGATGTTCCAAGGATCCTTTTCTTTGGACTTCTTG TTCATAAATGTATATGCACCAAAGTATGA
- the LOC101493417 gene encoding ethylene-responsive transcription factor ERN1-like yields the protein MVNKRKRRECEEGEKNNEEANTEWKHIREEAASVTAALLRVRRARKRYIGVRQRPSGRWVAEIKDTIQNIRLWLGTYDTGEEAARAYDEAARLLRGANTRTNFFLCQSSHYVPALPPKISKLLFLRLKARNIASSCIPTNHYDEQEMKEEPEHHFFHQIEENFLESYATASYGSSAVTTFDCTSGTNEENFNQEGSIEDFGLGYHCATVNSAEDGGNNQIVGCHGEFENCDVGLIDFQFLDTVGSLSHSYSSSPFEIAQEMVGPIAEEKFDVNDSLLLRETFRMKYERKFSACLYTLVGVSECLRLQVGPENGNQL from the coding sequence atggttaacaagagaaaaagaagagaatgTGAAGAAGGGGAAAAGAACAATGAAGAAGCAAATACTGAATGGAAACATATAAGGGAAGAGGCAGCATCAGTAACAGCTGCTCTACTTCGAGTACGAAGAGCAAGAAAGCGTTACATTGGGGTGAGGCAAAGACCTTCAGGGAGATGGGTGGCTGAGATCAAAGACACTATACAGAACATAAGACTATGGTTGGGGACTTATGACACTGGTGAAGAGGCTGCTAGAGCTTACGATGAGGCTGCACGTTTGCTTCGCGGCGCGAACACGCGCACAAATTTCTTTCTTTGTCAATCTTCTCATTATGTTCCTGCTCTTCCTCCAAAGATTTCCAAACTCCTGTTTCTTAGGCTCAAAGCCAGAAACATTGCATCTTCTTGTATTCCGACTAACCACTATGATGAGCAAGAAATGAAAGAAGAACCGGAACACCATTTTTTTCACCAAATAGAAGAAAATTTTCTCGAAAGTTATGCTACTGCTAGTTATGGTTCTTCTGCTGTAACTACTTTTGACTGTACTAGTGGGACTAATGAGGAAAATTTTAACCAAGAGGGAAGCATAGAGGATTTCGGATTGGGGTATCATTGTGCTACTGTTAACAGTGCCGAAGATGGTGGAAACAACCAGATTGTGGGGTGTCATGGAGAATTTGAAAACTGTGATGTTGGACTCATTGACTTCCAGTTTCTGGATACTGTTGGATCATTAAGTCACTCTTACTCTTCTTCTCCGTTCGAAATAGCACAGGAGATGGTGGGGCCAATCGCGGAAGAGAAATTCGATGTGAATGATTCACTGTTACTTAGAGAAACTTTTAGAATGAAGTATGAACGTAAATTCTCAGCTTGTCTTTACACCTTGGTTGGGGTGTCTGAGTGTTTGAGGCTACAAGTTGGACCAGAAAATggaaatcaattataa
- the LOC101492082 gene encoding CSC1-like protein At1g69450 isoform X1 produces MIVSALLTSVGINTALCVLFFTFYSILRKQPSNYKVYIPRLLAQGASLTTPFNLKKLIPSPDWIAKAWSLSEEDLFSLSGLDALVFMRLITFSLKIFTFAGVIGIFVLLPVNCWGNHLEEVDIVDFAANSLDVFTISNVNSGSNWLWVHFIAVYFVSGFTCLQLHHEYKYIASKRISYFYSSKPQPHQFTILVHSIPSSSSCSISDSVESFFRELYPSTYLSHVVIRRTNKIQTLLSKAKNLYKRIGQLRSDPTRKYKNVDLCGLFGSKDDRIDHYGKKLEDIEQNVRLKQSEASLIGESCSMFKEARAAFVFFKSRYGAASAFHLQPSSNPTQWITEPAPQPHDVYWPFFSESFMRQWISKLVVIVVYILFTILFLIPVLIVQGLTNLEQLEILFPFLTSILSVKFVTQIITGYLPSLILQLSLKMAPPVMWFLSTIQGYISHSDIEMSASKKVLWFTIWNVFFATVFSGSVFYQLYVILDLREITWKLAVSVPAQASFFITYVATTGWTSVSSELFQIIPFICSLIKRPFTRPEEEFEAPSLAYHRDVPRILFFGLLGITYFFLAPLILPFLLVYLCLAYIIYRNQFINVYAPKYETAGRFWPIVHDSMIFSLVLMQMIAAGSFALKKISPASTWMFPLPVLTLLFNYYCRKRFLPIFTAYSGESLIKKDMEDQKDNASMAEFYNKLLTAYKDPALFPIQHASRDDSLASPLLS; encoded by the exons atgATTGTATCTGCTCTTTTGACATCTGTTGGAATTAACACTGCTCtatgtgttttgttcttcacaTTTTACTCCATATTGAGGAAACAACCTAGCAACTATAAAGTTTATATTCCACGATTGCTAGCTCAAGGAGCTTCGCTAACAACACCtttcaatttgaaaaaacttATACCTTCCCCAGATTGGATTGCAAAAGCTTGGAGCCTTTCTGAGGAGGATCTTTTTTCATTGTCAGGATTAGATGCTCTTGTCTTTATGCGTCTCATAACCTTTAG TTTGAAAATATTTACTTTTGCTGGTGTTATTGGGATCTTTGTGCTTCTTCCAGTGAACTGCTGGGGAAATCACCTAGAAGAGGTTGACATTGTTGACTTTGCTGCTAACTCTTTAGATGTGTTCACCATATCAAATGTAAACAGTGGCTCTAACTG GTTGTGGGTCCATTTCATTGCTGTATATTTTGTATCTGGATTCACATGCTTACAACTTCATCAT GAATATAAATACATAGCGTCCAAAagaatatcttatttttattcatcCAAGCCTCAGCCACACCAGTTCACCATTTTAGTTCACAGTATTCCTTCTTCCTCAAGTTGCAGTATCAGTGACAGTGTGGAGAGCTTCTTTAGAGAGTTATACCCATCAACATATCTATCACATGTGGTTATTCGCCGtacaaataaaattcaaactcTCCTG AGTAAGGCAAAGAATTTGTATAAAAGGATTGGTCAATTACGTTCAGATCCTACTCGAAAGTACAAGAATGTTGATCTTTGTGGACTTTTTGGATCTAAAGATGATCGTATAGATCATTATGGAAAGAAGTTGGAGGACATCGAGCAGAATGTGAGATTGAAGCAATCAGAGGCTTCATTGATAGGAGAA TCTTGTTCAATGTTCAAGGAGGCTCGAGCGGCTTTTGTGTTCTTCAAGTCCCGTTATGGCGCTGCAAGTGCTTTCCATTTGCAACCATCAAGCAATCCAACACAGTGGATTACTGAGCCAGCTCCACAACCTCATGACGTTTACTGGCCTTTCTTTTCTGAATCGTTCATGCGACAATGGATTTCTAAGTTGGTGGTTATAGTTGTGTATATTCTTTTCACAATTTTGTTCCTTATACCGGTTTTAATCGTACAAGGGCTTACCAATCTGGAACAATTGGAAATTTTGTTTCCCTTCTTGACAAGTATTCTATCTGT AAAATTTGTTACTCAAATAATTACAGGATATCTTCCCAGTCTTATTCTTCAGTTGTCTCTGAAGATGGCACCTCCTGTTATGTGGTTTCTTTCCACCATTCAAGGATACATCTCACACAGTGATATAGAAATGAGTGCATCTAAAAAAGTACTGTGGTTCACAATATGGAATGTTTTTTTTGCAACTGTGTTTTCTGGGTCAGTTTTTTATCAGCTGTATGTCATCCTTGATCTGAGGGAAATTACTTGGAAACTGGCAGTTTCAGTTCCAGCGCAG GCATCATTTTTCATCACTTATGTTGCCACAACAGGATGGACAAGCGTGTCATCAGAACTATTTcagataattcctttcatttGCAGTTTGATAAAAAGGCCCTTCACCAGACCAGAAGAGGAATTTGAAGCTCCGTCTCTTGCTTACCACAGAGATGTTCCAAGGATCCTTTTCTTTGGACTTCTTGGTATTACATATTTCTTCTTAGCTCCGCTAATTTTACCATTCCTCTTGGTCTATCTCTGTCTTGCATACATTATTTATCGAAACCAG TTCATAAATGTATATGCACCAAAGTATGAAACTGCAGGGAGATTCTGGCCTATAGTCCACGATTCAATGATATTTTCTCTAGTACTTATGCAAATGATCGCAGCAGGAAGttttgcattaaaaaaaatttctccaGCTTCAACTTGGATGTTTCCTCTACCAGTGCTCACTCTTCTCTTTAATTATTACTGCCGAAAACGATTCTTGCCAATATTTACTGCATACTCCGGAGAG AGTTTAATAAAGAAGGATATGGAAGACCAAAAGGATAATGCTTCAATGGCTGAATTTTACAACAAATTGCTAACTGCATATAAAGACCCTGCTTTGTTTCCAATTCAACACGCATCGAGGGATGATAGTCTTGCTAGTCCCCTTTTATCTTAA
- the LOC101491757 gene encoding uncharacterized protein, with translation MEEINEWQQIEQHPSLESSEWNRVIINEGTTQIVPTTIDSVSDEEDETPTRATKPLDWANEGRKLLKVRFEAMRMEIMRVASKVRNCAICSGAFWSITYMAGAGAATGVLVSLVYMGIQSRRRKEDGYNYLLRHKDEKINQLLLQIAHLNETLSSRRKVPVKRIVG, from the exons ATGGAAGAAATTAACGAGTGGCAACAAATCGAACAACACCCAAGTCTCGAATCCTCTGAATGGAACAGAGTAATTATCAACGAAGGTACAACACAAATTGTTCCAACTACAATAGACTCCGTTAGTGACGAGGAGGATGAGACCCCAACGCGGGCTACAAAGCCGTTAGATTGGGCCAATGAAGGGAGGAAGCTGTTGAAGGTGCGGTTTGAGGCTATGAGAATGGAGATTATGAGGGTTGCTTCCAAGGTTCGTAACTGTGCAATATGTAGTGGGGCGTTTTGGTCAATTACGTACATGGCCGGAGCCGGAGCTGCGACTGGGGTGTTGGTATCGTTGGTTTACATGGGGATTCAAAGCCGTCGCCGGAAGGAGGATGGTTACAATTATCTTCTTAGACACAAAGATGAG AAAATTAACCAACTCTTACTTCAAATTGCACATCTGAATGAAACCTTATCATCACGTCGCAAGGTTCCGGTGAAACGAATTGTTGGCTAA